The genome window ATGCCACATTCATTTTATTAATTTTAGTATCATAAAACTCAAATGAAGAAGCCGGTAAATCGATCGTAACATTTTGTTTTTCGCCTGCCTTTAAATTGATTCTTTTAAAAGCTTTTAATGTTTTTAAAGGACCGTTGGAATCATTTAATTTTCGGACATACACCTGAACAATTTCGGTTCCATCACGTTTACTGATATTTTGTATTGGAAAACTTAACTGCGTGTTTTCAGTCGGTTTTATATTTGTCTTGCTTAATGTGCCTGAGCCAATATTAAATTCAGAGTAACTTAAGCCAAAACCAAAAGGAAATAAAACATCTGTTGTATATCTGTAAGTACGGTTCTTCATTGAATAATTTTCAAAATCACCTAGTATCTCTGAATTTTTATAAAATGAAACCGGCAGTTTTCCAGCAGGATTATAATCTCCAAAAAGTACATCGGCAACAGCTTGACCGCCCGATTCTCCTGGATACCACGCCTGTAAAATAGCATCACAGCTCGAGGTTTCAGGAGCTAAAGCAATGGCAGAACCGGAACAGTTTACAAAAACTACTTTTTTGCCGGCATCTTTGAGTTCTTTCAAACATTTTCTCTGAACAGATGGAAGCTCAATATTTGTACGGTCACCGTCTTTAAAACCCGGATAAGAAACAGGCATTTCTTCGCCTTCAAGCAAAGTCGAAAGTCCGCCTACAAAAACTACCGTATCGATACCTTTTAATTTTTGAACCAATTTGCTGAAATCGATATCAAATCCTTTTCCAAAATCGAATTCTAGATTGGCCTGCCAATTGTTTGACTGAGCATAAAGAATTTCAATTTTATATTTTTTCCCTGCCTCTACAACAAATGGAATATTAGAAGGAACTGTCCGCCAATTATTGGCTTTTGAAATTGATTTCCCGTTCACTAACAATTCAAAAACACCGGTAATCCCAGTTTTAAAAACAAGTGTATCGTTTTGTTTCGCTGTATATTCTGTTTCATACTTTGCAGAAAATCCTTCCAGCTTAACTCCTGAAGCAAACTCATGCTGACCCGCAGTAGTCATTTTTATAGGATTAACAATCTGCTGAGAAATTACACTAGCGCCCTCTCTGTTTGGATTGTTCCAATAAGTAGCTTTCATTCCTTTTTTCCCTTCAAATGAAATTTGGTCAAAATAAGTCTGAGTTACTTTATCTTCTACTAAATCACAGGCTTTATCATAAACGATTTTGTTTGCTCCTATTTTGGATTCAATTCCATCTTTTATCGTAATGGTTCTAACGGGTGTACCATTATAATTTCCCCATAACACAGGTTCATTATCAGCGTTTGGACCAATAACTGCAATCTTACCAGCTGTTTTATTTAAAGGAAGAACATTGTTTTTATTCTGCAGAAGCGTCATTGTTTTATGAGCCATTTCAAGTGCTAACTGCTGATGTTCTTTATTATTAAGAACCGAAGCAGGAATCTTTGTCCAAGGCACAATAGCATCATCGTCCATTTCACCTAAATCAAAACGCCCCACTAAAACACGAAGCAGACTTTTGTTAATATCAGATTCTTTAATTAAATCTTTTGCAACAGCTTCGGGCAGGTTTTTAAAAGGGTACTTCTCCCAAACACATTCTACGTCAGTTCCTGCAAGTACAGCTTTGGAAGCAGCATGTACCGCATCTGATGAGACTTTATGAGTAGTATAAAAATCAGTTACTGCTCCGCAATCTGAAACTACCATGTATTTATATCCCCATTCATCACGAAGAATACGCTGCAAAAGACGGGTATTACTGCAGCAAGGTTCATCATCCAGACGCTGATAGGCACACATAACTTCCCTTACATCTGCATCCTTCACTAGTGCTTTAAATGCCGGCAGGTAGGTTTCATACAATTCTCTAGGATCTACACTATTAAGATTTAATTCGTGTCTGCTCCATTCCGGGCCGGAATGAACAGCAAAATGCTTTGCGCAGGCCAAGAGCTTACGGTATTTAGAATCTGCTGGTCCCTGCAGTCCCTTCACAACAGAAATACCCATTCGTGAAGTAAGATAAGGATCCTCTCCATAAGTTTCCTGACCTCGTCCCCAGCGCGGGTCTCTAAAAATATTTACGTTTGGAGTCCATACTGAGAGACTTAAAAACCGTTTATTTTCATTTCCGTTTTTAATCCACTGATTGTATTTTGCTCTGGCTTCATCAGATACGGCATCAAAAACACGATAAACAAACTGATCGTCAAATGAAGCTGCCATACCGATAGGTTCTGGAAAAACAGTTACATTATCATTATTTGCATAGCCATGCAAAGCTTCACTCCACCAGTTGAATTTTTTAATTCCAAGCCTTGGCACAGCATCAGACTGGTCGCACATTAATGCGGCTTTTTCTTCAAGTGTCAGTCTTGAAATTAAATCCTTGGCTCTTTCTTCTGAACTGAGTGAAGAATTCTGGTAAGGATATTTCTGCGCATTTATGCTGCATATTGAAAATAAACTTATGATGATGAGACAATTAATTTTCATGCTTTTTTATATTATAATTTAATAGCTAAGCTTGTTATAAAAAGAAAAACTAATTCGTTTTCGAAATTTTATCACTGATATGGAAATAATCAAAATCCGCAAAACCGCCCGTATTTTTGGTTGCATAATTGAAAAGTCCAAAACGGTATCCCATAAAATGCGGAAGTGTGTATGGCAGTTTTATAGCATTTCCGATACTAATCCATTTTTTTCCATCCAGACTGTAGAAAAATCTTCCTGTATCAGCTTTATCTTTGAAATTACATTCGGCTTTAAAGTATACTTTGTCCTGATTTAAAGGAACACTTTCAATTTCTTTGGAAATATCAATCATTACGATTTTTTTAGAACCGTTTTCAGCTTTTACAGCTATTAGTCCGAAATCTTTCTGCAATAATGAAAGTCCTGCAAAATCGCCGTCTTTCATTTTAGAAACTTCAATCATTATTTCACCTGAACTTTCAGGGCCAAAAGTTCTTTGAGTTAAAGTATTTTTAGCTTGCAGAAAACTGTTGTCGATTCGTTCTGTTTTTAATCTTAAATAGCCTTTTCTTTCTGTAACAGACCAAAGTTTGTTGTCTGGATTGTGATTCCACTGCCACACTAATGGTAAATCAGTTTCTCCATTTTTTCGGGTAAAATCATCAGAATTTACAATACCCGGAATAAGGCTTTTATTAGCCGGTAAATCTAAAGTTTCCGGCACTTTACCATTTTCTCCTAATATTGGCCAGCCGTTTTCCCATTTAACAGGAACCAGATAGGGAATACGGCCTACGCCTCCTGCATCTCTAAATAAATAAGAAAACCATTTTCCGTCAGGAGTATCAATAATTCCGCCTTGTGCAACACCTAAATCCTGCAAACCGATTTTTCCTTCCCAAAGGCCGTTAATATTGTCCGCCCGATGTATAACTACAGTTCGCATTCCTCCTTTTGGCCAGGCGATATTAAACAGATAGTATTTTCCTTTCACCTTAAAAAGCTGAGAACCCTCCGAATTAAGCATAATATTGCTTCCGGCTGGAGCGCTGGCGTTTTCAATTAATACCTGATCCAATCCTCCTTCTTTAATTCCCGATAAATCAGCATTTAATTCTTTTACAAAAAGTTTTCCGTTACCATAAACCATATAAATCCTGCCGTCATCATCAAAAAAAATCGAATGGTCATGGTAAGAAGCATTTAATACATTTTTTTTCCAAGGACCTTTTTCTAAATTTTTTGTGGAAAAAATATACGTTTTACCAGTTGTCCCAGAAAAAGTACTGACATAATAAGTGCCATTATGATAGCGCAGACTGCTGGCCCATGAACCTCTGCCATAATCATTTTTACCATTATCTAAATTCAGTTTATCATCATTATCCTCTAATGTTTCATAAGCATAATTAATAAGTTTCCAGTTCACTAAATCATTGGATTTCATGATTGGAACACCCGGATTCATGTGCATTGTGGTACTGCTCATGTAGTATGTATTCCCAACTCTAATGATAGATAAATCAGGCACATCTGCATAAATCACGGGATTTTTGGCTGTCGTTTTTTGAGAAAATACTGCCGTCTGCATAATTAAAATCAGACAGGTAAAAATGATACTAATTTTATTTTTCATTGTATAAATTTGAATCTAAGGTGTATATTTTATTTTACTTTGGCTACGCCTTCAGTTGTCTGCACAATTTTTTGAATCGTTCCGTCTTCATTATAATACATATAGTCTACGCAG of Flavobacterium marginilacus contains these proteins:
- the xyl3A gene encoding xylan 1,4-beta-xylosidase, with translation MKINCLIIISLFSICSINAQKYPYQNSSLSSEERAKDLISRLTLEEKAALMCDQSDAVPRLGIKKFNWWSEALHGYANNDNVTVFPEPIGMAASFDDQFVYRVFDAVSDEARAKYNQWIKNGNENKRFLSLSVWTPNVNIFRDPRWGRGQETYGEDPYLTSRMGISVVKGLQGPADSKYRKLLACAKHFAVHSGPEWSRHELNLNSVDPRELYETYLPAFKALVKDADVREVMCAYQRLDDEPCCSNTRLLQRILRDEWGYKYMVVSDCGAVTDFYTTHKVSSDAVHAASKAVLAGTDVECVWEKYPFKNLPEAVAKDLIKESDINKSLLRVLVGRFDLGEMDDDAIVPWTKIPASVLNNKEHQQLALEMAHKTMTLLQNKNNVLPLNKTAGKIAVIGPNADNEPVLWGNYNGTPVRTITIKDGIESKIGANKIVYDKACDLVEDKVTQTYFDQISFEGKKGMKATYWNNPNREGASVISQQIVNPIKMTTAGQHEFASGVKLEGFSAKYETEYTAKQNDTLVFKTGITGVFELLVNGKSISKANNWRTVPSNIPFVVEAGKKYKIEILYAQSNNWQANLEFDFGKGFDIDFSKLVQKLKGIDTVVFVGGLSTLLEGEEMPVSYPGFKDGDRTNIELPSVQRKCLKELKDAGKKVVFVNCSGSAIALAPETSSCDAILQAWYPGESGGQAVADVLFGDYNPAGKLPVSFYKNSEILGDFENYSMKNRTYRYTTDVLFPFGFGLSYSEFNIGSGTLSKTNIKPTENTQLSFPIQNISKRDGTEIVQVYVRKLNDSNGPLKTLKAFKRINLKAGEKQNVTIDLPASSFEFYDTKINKMNVASGEYEVYYGNSSDAKDLKMTTVYIK
- a CDS encoding glycoside hydrolase family 43 protein gives rise to the protein MKNKISIIFTCLILIMQTAVFSQKTTAKNPVIYADVPDLSIIRVGNTYYMSSTTMHMNPGVPIMKSNDLVNWKLINYAYETLEDNDDKLNLDNGKNDYGRGSWASSLRYHNGTYYVSTFSGTTGKTYIFSTKNLEKGPWKKNVLNASYHDHSIFFDDDGRIYMVYGNGKLFVKELNADLSGIKEGGLDQVLIENASAPAGSNIMLNSEGSQLFKVKGKYYLFNIAWPKGGMRTVVIHRADNINGLWEGKIGLQDLGVAQGGIIDTPDGKWFSYLFRDAGGVGRIPYLVPVKWENGWPILGENGKVPETLDLPANKSLIPGIVNSDDFTRKNGETDLPLVWQWNHNPDNKLWSVTERKGYLRLKTERIDNSFLQAKNTLTQRTFGPESSGEIMIEVSKMKDGDFAGLSLLQKDFGLIAVKAENGSKKIVMIDISKEIESVPLNQDKVYFKAECNFKDKADTGRFFYSLDGKKWISIGNAIKLPYTLPHFMGYRFGLFNYATKNTGGFADFDYFHISDKISKTN